The nucleotide window ttaaatatgcaattatatatatgaactttgattttgtacgattttatacataaattttgatttgatccaattcttaTACATTATTAACACAATAATTGATATAagattattttatgtttatataatgcataaataaataattatatttatccaatataaaaataaaataatcaaaattaaagtttcaagtagAGTTTTCACGTGTataattacatattaaattaaaattgatgtaaaattttgagatttatgtgtTAGAAAAAGTGTAGAAACTAAAATGATGAACATAGGACTAATAGCAAAAGATTGAAATGTTATTATTTAGGTTAGGAAAGAGAAAAGCATAATAAAAGGATTAATagtagaaaatgaaaatgaaaatgaaaaaaagatatAGATAATAGATTGTTATCCGCGGTAGAAATCCAAATAAGGTATGAAAAGATGTTGAAGCAAAGAACATAAAATGTTGGCCATTCGATTTTTGTCTTTCTTAATACTTACCCCATAACATGGAAAGATTCCTTGCCATTCAATCATACCGAATAACTAGCCCACTCACAGACATTGTGTTCAATTAATTAGGACATGATGGGGGATGATGATCTGTCTTTAATTTAACTCTAACATGGAAAGGTTCCCTCCTCTGTCAGTACTTGCTATTTCACAACCCCAACACCTCTTTTCAAATTATAACTAATCTTCCTCAATGTTTTTCATACAAATGACTCAAAATGGTGTTCTAAGAGATTGATGATGATGGCAGTTTGTAAGAAGGACAATATTATGCAGTTGAAATTCCATTTGTTTTTGTTTCTGTTGTTGTTCTTATGGGACACCACCGCTAAGTCTGAAACCTCCAACCTGAATGAGGAAGCATTGGCTTTACTGTCGATTAAAGCTGGTTTCATTGATCCATTGGATAGGCTCCATGATTGGAGGTTGCCTGCAAATGTGGGTCTCAAGGATTCTGCTCAATGTAACTGGACTGGTGTATGGTGCAACACTGATGGGTCAGTTGAGAAGCTTGATCTTTCCCATATGAACCTCAGTGGACGAGTTTCAGATGATATTCAACGCCTTAAAAGCCTTACATCTCTCAACTTGTCCTGCAATCAACTGTCGTCGGTTTTGCCCATATCTGTTTCCAATCTCACCACACTCAACAGCATTGATGTGAGCCAAAATCTATTCATTGGGAGCTTTCCTGCCGGTTTCGGAAGGGCTTCCGGACTGACTTTGTTGAATGCTTCAAGCAACAACTTCTCAGGGATTCTCCCTGAGGATCTTGGCAATGCTACTTCATTGGAGATTCTAGACCTGAGAGGAAGTTTCTTCCAGGGTTCTATTCCTAAGTCTTTCAAGAGCTTGCAGAAGCTGAAATTTCTTGGTCTTTCAGGAAATAATCTTACTGGTTACATACCAGGAGAGCTGGGGCAGCTTTCATCAGTGGAGACTATAATTCTGGGGTATAATGGATTTGAAGGTGGGATACCAATGGAGTTTGGTAACCTTACAAACCTCAAGTATCTGGATTTAGCAGTTGGCAACCTTAGTGGTGAGATTCCTGTTGAACTAGGGAGGCTCCAAGTATTAGAAACCGTTTTCTTGTATAAGAACAATTTGGAAGGCAAGATTCCATCGTCCATTGGCAACATCACTTCGTTGCAGCTTCTTGATATGTCTGATAATCATTTATCTGGTGAAATTCCTGCTGAGATTGCTGAGCTTAAGGATTTGAAGCTCTTGAACTTGATGTGCAATCGATTATCAGGCTTGGTTCCGGCTGGACTTGGAGGGTTGACACAATTGCAGGTGCTCCAGTTGTGGAACAATTCTTTTTCAGGGCCATTACCGGTTGACCTTGGCAAGAGTTCACCATTGCAGTGGTTGGACATATCGTCAAATTCGTTCTCGGGTGAAATCCCGGCAACCTTGTGCGATGGAGGCAATCTCACCAAGCTCATTCTATTCAACAATGCTTTCTCAGGTCCAGTACCAGTCAGCTTATCGAATTGTCCGTCACTTGTTCGAGTCAGAATGCATAATAATCATTTATCGGGGACCATTCCTGTTGGACTTGGCAAACTTGGGAGTCTTGAGAGGTTAGAATTGGCAAATAACAGTCTCACTGGTGAAATCCCTGATGATATTGCTTCTTCTACATCACTTTCTTTTATCGATGTTTCGAGTAATCGCCTTCGATCTTCTCTCCCTTCTAGCATTTTTTCGATCCCGAGTTTGCAATCTTTTATTGCCTCGAACAATAGCTTAGTTGGTGAAATCCCAGATCAGTTTCAAGATTGCCCTTCACTTTCTGTGCTAGATCTCTCAACAAATCATTTTACAGGAAGTATACGAGCTAGCGTTGCTTCATGTGAGAAATTAGTTACTGTAAATCTGAGCAATAATCAATTGACCGGCAATATTCCAAAATCGATTTCTATGATGCCGACATTGGCTGTTCTTGATTTATCTAACAACTCTCTAACAGGTGGAATACCTGATAATTTTGGAACTTCTCCAGCTCTAGAAATGCTCAATATTTCATACAACAAACTTGAGGGTCCCGTTCCTG belongs to Gossypium arboreum isolate Shixiya-1 chromosome 7, ASM2569848v2, whole genome shotgun sequence and includes:
- the LOC108456703 gene encoding MDIS1-interacting receptor like kinase 1, with the protein product MMMAVCKKDNIMQLKFHLFLFLLLFLWDTTAKSETSNLNEEALALLSIKAGFIDPLDRLHDWRLPANVGLKDSAQCNWTGVWCNTDGSVEKLDLSHMNLSGRVSDDIQRLKSLTSLNLSCNQLSSVLPISVSNLTTLNSIDVSQNLFIGSFPAGFGRASGLTLLNASSNNFSGILPEDLGNATSLEILDLRGSFFQGSIPKSFKSLQKLKFLGLSGNNLTGYIPGELGQLSSVETIILGYNGFEGGIPMEFGNLTNLKYLDLAVGNLSGEIPVELGRLQVLETVFLYKNNLEGKIPSSIGNITSLQLLDMSDNHLSGEIPAEIAELKDLKLLNLMCNRLSGLVPAGLGGLTQLQVLQLWNNSFSGPLPVDLGKSSPLQWLDISSNSFSGEIPATLCDGGNLTKLILFNNAFSGPVPVSLSNCPSLVRVRMHNNHLSGTIPVGLGKLGSLERLELANNSLTGEIPDDIASSTSLSFIDVSSNRLRSSLPSSIFSIPSLQSFIASNNSLVGEIPDQFQDCPSLSVLDLSTNHFTGSIRASVASCEKLVTVNLSNNQLTGNIPKSISMMPTLAVLDLSNNSLTGGIPDNFGTSPALEMLNISYNKLEGPVPANGVLRTINPNDLVGNPGLCGGVLPPCNRYSPMSSRQRSLRAKHIIAGWLIGISSILAAGILFIGGRLLYKNWYLNSSYFERRFGEGNGEWPWRLMAFQRLDFTASDILACIKESNVVGMGATGVVYKAEMPQVNTTVAIKKLWKSGTDIETGNSDDFIGEVNLLGKLRHRNIVRLLGFLHNDTSMMIVYEFMQNGSLGEALHGKQAGRLLVDWISRYNIALGIAQGLAYLHHDCHPPVIHRDIKSNNILLDANLEARIADFGLARMMVRKNETVSMVAGSYGYIAPEYGYTLKVDEKIDIYSFGVVLLELLTGKKPLDPEFGESVDIVEWIRRKFRDNKSLEEALDPNLGNCRHIQEETLLVARIALLCTAKLPKDRPSMRDVITMLVEAKPRRKSSSNNGGNASNKEIPVFSTSPVNGHV